Proteins encoded together in one Mycolicibacter minnesotensis window:
- a CDS encoding carotenoid oxygenase family protein, translated as MTTSHREYAAWDAAYVLGSLSAAEHLEFQTHLDHCGLCQDAVAELSETLVALSLLDRSDFTVDQPHAAVAPEHHGATRQVNGTADLPASGTPVAVLQAPETVFSVFRPSNYSPVADELTAFDLPVQGSIPPELDGWYLRNGPNPRSAGGHWCTGDGMVHGVRLHHGRAAWYRNRWVRTESFDQPLPRLRPDGSRNLHASAANTHVIQHAGKTLALMDASLPYEISRELDTLGAYDFAGKLVDSMAPHPKVCPKTGELHFFGYGDFAHPHITYYRAGADGTVAIRRPIDVPAMTLMHDFALTADHVVFLDLPVVFNPQVALTGPVDRDLPYRWDDGYAARLGVLRRDDPFGPIRWFDIEPCYVFHIANAFDVSGPQGESIVIQVVRYPEIWRDNSDFETDASLWRWTIDLAAGAVREVQLDDRDIEFPRVDDRRVGTDARYAVTVGKEGLVRYDLARDSAQVYRFGVNGTAGAPDEAVFAPAPGQTDESAGWYLTYVYSPVRHCSELVIISASEFDAEPVARVQLPRRVPHGFHGSWIPG; from the coding sequence GTGCTGGGATCCCTGTCGGCAGCCGAGCACCTCGAGTTCCAGACCCACCTGGACCACTGCGGGCTGTGCCAGGACGCCGTCGCCGAGTTGTCCGAAACACTGGTGGCGCTGTCCCTGCTGGATCGCAGCGACTTCACCGTCGACCAACCCCACGCGGCAGTCGCCCCCGAACACCACGGCGCCACCCGGCAGGTCAACGGCACCGCGGATCTGCCGGCGTCGGGCACGCCGGTGGCGGTCCTGCAGGCCCCAGAGACCGTCTTCTCGGTCTTTCGTCCCAGCAACTACTCCCCCGTCGCCGACGAGCTCACCGCGTTCGATCTACCGGTGCAGGGCAGCATTCCGCCGGAGCTCGACGGCTGGTACCTGCGCAACGGCCCCAACCCTCGATCGGCGGGCGGGCATTGGTGCACCGGCGACGGCATGGTGCACGGTGTCCGGCTGCACCACGGCCGGGCCGCCTGGTACCGCAACCGCTGGGTGCGTACCGAAAGCTTCGATCAGCCGCTGCCGCGACTGCGCCCCGACGGCAGCCGCAACCTGCACGCCAGCGCCGCCAACACCCACGTGATCCAGCACGCCGGCAAGACCCTGGCACTGATGGATGCCTCCCTGCCCTACGAGATCAGCCGTGAGCTCGACACCCTGGGCGCCTACGACTTCGCAGGCAAGCTGGTCGATTCGATGGCCCCGCACCCCAAGGTGTGTCCCAAGACCGGCGAGCTGCACTTCTTCGGCTACGGCGACTTCGCCCACCCACACATCACCTACTACCGTGCCGGTGCCGACGGCACCGTGGCGATCCGGCGACCGATCGACGTTCCCGCGATGACATTGATGCACGACTTCGCGCTGACCGCAGACCACGTGGTGTTCCTGGACCTGCCCGTGGTGTTCAACCCGCAAGTGGCGCTGACCGGGCCGGTCGACCGTGACCTGCCCTACCGCTGGGATGACGGCTACGCCGCCCGCCTGGGAGTGCTGCGCCGCGATGACCCCTTCGGGCCGATCCGCTGGTTCGACATCGAACCGTGCTACGTGTTCCACATCGCCAACGCGTTCGACGTTTCCGGGCCGCAGGGCGAGTCGATTGTGATTCAGGTGGTTCGCTACCCAGAGATCTGGCGCGACAACAGCGACTTCGAGACCGATGCTTCGCTGTGGCGTTGGACCATCGATCTGGCGGCCGGAGCGGTGCGTGAGGTTCAGCTCGACGACCGGGACATCGAGTTTCCTCGGGTGGATGACCGGCGGGTGGGCACCGACGCCCGCTACGCCGTCACCGTCGGCAAAGAGGGCCTGGTCCGCTACGACCTGGCACGCGACAGTGCCCAGGTGTACCGGTTCGGTGTCAACGGCACCGCCGGCGCACCAGACGAGGCGGTGTTCGCCCCGGCTCCGGGGCAGACCGACGAATCGGCCGGCTGGTATCTGACCTACGTCTACAGTCCGGTGCGCCACTGCAGCGAACTGGTGATCATCAGCGCATCGGAGTTCGACGCCGAACCGGTCGCCCGGGTGCAGCTGCCCCGGCGCGTGCCGCACGGCTTTCACGGGAGCTGGATTCCCGGCTGA
- a CDS encoding 3-oxoacyl-ACP synthase III family protein, translated as MNQPSRPAVSLIDVSSYLPGEPVPADYYTQYAESDALRDNLMFRAPRFRHHVATDESAVDMIERAAQGILERHGKDTLEDVDILITHTQLPDIPFCGSGGGIAHRLGMRPSTVLDLHNGGCAAFVLGINLARQLLAAGAGRSALIAIAQNAAGQVFDQPAVRSKSQASVPGDGAAVGLLTLSDQSPIIDVECRTYGQYAGDMTYTIDPPRKWWEPGPGAGYIGFTEDKITKVLARGNRQVPEVALAVCHRNHLSPADIGLLVTNQPNRVFLRNWREALELPESRHVDTFDECGNLFGAGIPINLDRAISENRVQPGEVVVMAGFAHAGDFAGAAAFRWGGRPQ; from the coding sequence ATGAACCAGCCGAGTCGACCCGCAGTAAGCCTGATCGACGTCTCCAGCTACCTTCCCGGCGAGCCCGTCCCCGCCGACTACTACACGCAGTACGCCGAATCCGATGCGTTGCGCGACAATCTGATGTTCCGTGCGCCTCGATTCCGTCATCATGTGGCTACCGACGAGTCCGCGGTCGACATGATTGAAAGGGCGGCACAGGGAATCCTCGAGCGCCACGGTAAAGACACCCTGGAAGACGTCGACATCCTGATCACCCACACCCAGTTGCCCGACATCCCGTTCTGCGGCTCGGGCGGCGGTATCGCCCACCGACTGGGGATGCGACCGAGCACGGTGCTGGATCTGCACAACGGGGGCTGCGCGGCGTTCGTGCTGGGGATCAACCTTGCCCGGCAGCTGTTGGCCGCCGGCGCCGGGCGCAGCGCGCTGATCGCGATCGCCCAGAACGCGGCGGGCCAGGTCTTCGATCAGCCCGCCGTACGCAGCAAGTCGCAGGCTTCGGTTCCCGGTGACGGTGCCGCGGTCGGGCTGCTGACCCTGTCTGATCAGTCCCCGATCATCGACGTCGAATGCCGCACCTACGGCCAGTACGCCGGCGACATGACCTACACCATCGATCCGCCCCGCAAATGGTGGGAGCCGGGCCCCGGCGCCGGCTACATCGGTTTCACCGAGGACAAGATCACCAAGGTGCTCGCCCGCGGCAATCGGCAGGTCCCCGAAGTCGCGCTCGCGGTCTGCCACCGTAATCACCTGTCACCCGCCGATATCGGACTGCTGGTGACCAACCAGCCCAACCGGGTCTTCCTGCGCAACTGGCGCGAGGCCCTGGAGTTGCCCGAATCCCGACACGTCGACACCTTTGACGAGTGCGGCAACCTGTTCGGCGCCGGTATCCCGATCAATCTGGATCGGGCCATCAGCGAGAACCGGGTGCAGCCCGGTGAGGTTGTGGTGATGGCCGGCTTCGCGCACGCCGGGGACTTCGCCGGTGCGGCGGCCTTCCGGTGGGGCGGACGTCCGCAATGA
- a CDS encoding SRPBCC family protein, which produces MSLPALADINDHTGTPGSLDGLIRVETSPREVATPIIMEMMRSVYPHDVVFGNYCTVNDYIDCPPDELFDYLADTRSLEEWTYSLRGFTPTDEAGLWLAYDRLGSETKIYTRTEFNREARTVDYHCAWDQPDHLWMIYLIRVVDAQLVFNKPGSVVLWTNCHHPFYDENPYPDTAPPERPVWVGDFWDMFGAGHLLELKNLKAIAEYRHHNGLPVTPAWMQ; this is translated from the coding sequence ATGTCGCTGCCAGCCCTCGCTGATATCAACGACCACACCGGTACGCCCGGGTCTCTCGATGGATTGATCCGAGTCGAGACCAGCCCGCGCGAGGTCGCCACGCCGATCATCATGGAGATGATGCGCTCGGTCTACCCCCACGATGTGGTCTTCGGCAACTACTGCACCGTCAACGACTACATCGACTGCCCGCCCGACGAATTGTTCGACTACCTCGCCGACACCCGCAGCCTGGAGGAATGGACCTACAGCCTGCGCGGCTTCACCCCCACCGACGAGGCAGGCCTCTGGCTGGCCTATGACCGGCTGGGCTCGGAGACCAAGATCTACACCCGCACCGAGTTCAATCGGGAAGCCCGCACCGTCGACTATCACTGCGCCTGGGACCAGCCCGACCACTTGTGGATGATCTACCTGATCCGGGTGGTCGACGCGCAGCTGGTGTTCAACAAGCCCGGATCGGTTGTGCTGTGGACCAATTGCCACCACCCGTTCTATGACGAGAACCCCTATCCGGACACCGCACCGCCGGAGCGCCCGGTCTGGGTGGGCGACTTCTGGGACATGTTCGGGGCCGGGCACCTACTGGAACTGAAGAACCTCAAGGCGATCGCGGAATACCGCCACCACAACGGCCTGCCGGTCACGCCGGCCTGGATGCAGTGA
- a CDS encoding sigma-70 family RNA polymerase sigma factor, with amino-acid sequence MKALYDEHAAVLWRYAMRLTGDASRAEDVVQETLLRAWQHPEVIDDTERSPRAWLCTVARNMIIDERRSPKFRNVVASFDETTAPDQPTRDEVDTALDRMLIADAMANLSPEHRAVIERSYYRGWTTGQTAHDLGIAEGTVKSRLHYAVRALRLALQEMGVTR; translated from the coding sequence ATGAAAGCGCTGTATGACGAACACGCCGCCGTGCTGTGGCGCTACGCCATGCGCCTGACCGGCGACGCCAGCCGCGCCGAGGACGTGGTTCAGGAGACGCTGCTGCGCGCCTGGCAGCACCCCGAGGTGATCGATGACACCGAGCGTTCCCCGCGGGCCTGGCTGTGCACCGTGGCGCGCAACATGATCATCGACGAACGGCGCAGCCCCAAATTCCGCAACGTCGTCGCCTCCTTCGACGAGACCACCGCACCCGACCAACCCACCCGCGACGAGGTGGACACCGCCCTGGACCGGATGTTGATCGCCGACGCCATGGCCAACCTGTCACCGGAGCATCGCGCGGTGATCGAACGGTCCTACTACCGTGGCTGGACCACGGGACAGACGGCACACGATCTTGGCATCGCAGAGGGAACGGTGAAATCACGCCTGCACTACGCAGTGCGGGCTCTGCGCCTGGCTCTGCAGGAGATGGGGGTGACCCGATGA
- a CDS encoding aminotransferase class I/II-fold pyridoxal phosphate-dependent enzyme, with amino-acid sequence MTSAAQQDSANSRLRAILPPAVDPCALSLNESALPPLPAVRAALADFIGAANRYPEFLPTRLRGLVAEHLGVPQEKVAIGPGASGLALRLLQAAAVPGDRIVLSMPIFEGYLAFARMAGLAAVHVPLDSYGHHDLAAMAHAAQDARVVVLCRPNNPTGTLESVGDVERFISEVPTDTIVLLDEAYIEFVATARRVDVHRLIERFSNVVVLRTFSKAYGLAGLRIGYALAAPELAELLWSLQLPFGINAGCTVAVAASYAAHAQLEQRIAHIVAERSYLSARLRAAGAYTTDSHANFVYLPAAGRSWSEIFDASGLQVRNYPDGSVRITVDSRGSSQRVLAVVERALSGPADAPRGQTPPAAPDRPGPQHVGSAATRWPAPDRG; translated from the coding sequence ATGACCTCGGCGGCGCAGCAGGATTCGGCGAACAGCCGGCTTCGCGCCATCCTCCCGCCTGCGGTCGACCCCTGCGCATTGTCACTCAACGAGAGCGCGCTACCACCACTGCCGGCGGTGCGCGCGGCACTGGCCGACTTCATCGGTGCGGCCAACCGCTATCCGGAGTTCCTGCCGACGCGGTTGCGCGGCCTGGTCGCCGAACACCTCGGGGTGCCGCAGGAGAAGGTGGCCATCGGTCCCGGGGCCTCCGGGCTGGCATTGCGACTGCTGCAGGCCGCAGCGGTACCCGGCGACCGGATCGTGCTGAGTATGCCCATCTTTGAGGGGTATCTCGCGTTCGCCCGGATGGCGGGGCTGGCTGCGGTCCACGTTCCCCTCGACAGTTACGGCCATCATGACCTGGCCGCGATGGCCCATGCCGCCCAGGACGCGAGGGTGGTGGTGCTGTGCCGGCCCAACAATCCGACCGGCACCCTGGAGTCCGTTGGCGACGTCGAGCGGTTCATCAGCGAGGTGCCCACCGACACCATCGTGCTGCTCGACGAGGCCTACATCGAGTTCGTCGCCACCGCCCGGCGCGTCGACGTCCACCGGCTCATCGAGCGCTTCTCGAACGTCGTGGTGCTGCGCACGTTCTCCAAGGCCTATGGCCTGGCGGGTCTGCGTATCGGATACGCATTGGCGGCACCGGAATTGGCCGAACTGCTGTGGTCTTTGCAGCTGCCGTTCGGCATCAATGCCGGTTGCACGGTGGCGGTGGCCGCCTCCTACGCCGCCCACGCCCAACTGGAGCAGCGCATCGCGCACATCGTCGCCGAGCGCAGCTATCTGAGTGCACGGCTGCGCGCCGCCGGTGCCTACACCACCGATTCCCACGCGAACTTCGTCTACCTGCCGGCGGCGGGCCGATCATGGAGCGAGATCTTCGACGCCAGTGGGCTACAGGTCCGCAACTATCCCGACGGTTCGGTGCGCATCACCGTCGACTCCCGCGGCTCCTCCCAGAGGGTTCTGGCCGTCGTCGAGCGGGCCCTCAGTGGGCCAGCAGATGCACCGCGCGGTCAAACACCGCCGGCAGCGCCCGACAGGCCGGGACCACAGCACGTCGGGTCGGCTGCCACGCGCTGGCCAGCACCAGACCGCGGGTGA
- a CDS encoding thiamine pyrophosphate-binding protein — MSRIVSVADFIVAQLAARGVSHLFGVDGANIEDLYDAAYFHPEITAVLAKHEFSAATMADGYSRSGAGLGVVAATSGGGALNLVAGLGESLASRVPVLALVGQAPSILDGRGSFQDTSGRNGAIDAAALFSAVSVFCERVLSPEGIVAALPRAIAAARAGGPAVLLLPKDIQQGHVASGPISRNGAADRPLISDPHPIVQTLRHARGPVTIIAGEQVARDDARTELEELRALLRARVVCVPDAKDVSGTSGLGSSSALGVAGIMGHPSAAEALATSAVCLVVGTRLSLTARAGLEEALSAVRTVSIGSAPPYVACTHVHTDDLRQSLRALVRDLSGEGRPRWLRVPETVPHTELQPPAHTGPGVRYREAMAELDRALPAEVDVVVDAGNTGAAAIHYLPPRAGGRFLVALGMGGMGYSFGAGIGMALGRGRRTVVIAGDGSFFMHGMEIHTAVQYRLPILFVLMNNNAHAMCVTREQLFYQGFYSYNRFSPSHLGAGLAAMFPGLKAIDVDDADAFRAALAAALDHDGPSVISVECAADEIPPFAPFLSATDSPKATAPVGHHDQESIHKEDHLDVAASPR, encoded by the coding sequence ATGTCCAGGATCGTTTCGGTGGCCGATTTCATCGTCGCCCAACTGGCGGCACGGGGAGTCAGCCACCTCTTCGGGGTCGACGGCGCGAATATCGAAGATCTTTACGACGCAGCGTATTTCCACCCGGAGATCACCGCAGTCCTGGCCAAACATGAGTTCTCGGCCGCCACGATGGCCGACGGCTACAGCCGCAGCGGTGCGGGACTGGGCGTGGTGGCCGCGACTTCGGGGGGCGGTGCACTGAACTTGGTTGCCGGCCTGGGCGAGTCGTTGGCCAGCAGGGTCCCGGTGCTGGCGCTGGTGGGTCAGGCGCCGAGCATCTTGGACGGCCGCGGCAGCTTTCAGGACACCAGCGGCCGCAACGGCGCGATCGATGCTGCGGCCCTGTTCTCAGCGGTGTCGGTGTTCTGCGAGCGGGTGCTCTCCCCGGAGGGCATCGTGGCGGCCCTGCCCCGGGCCATCGCCGCCGCCCGCGCCGGTGGACCCGCAGTGCTGTTGCTGCCCAAGGACATTCAGCAAGGCCATGTCGCCAGCGGGCCGATTTCGCGCAACGGCGCGGCCGATCGCCCACTGATCAGCGACCCGCACCCGATTGTGCAGACGCTGCGCCATGCTCGCGGACCGGTCACGATCATCGCCGGTGAGCAGGTGGCCCGCGACGACGCCCGCACCGAACTTGAGGAACTGCGTGCCCTGCTGCGCGCCCGGGTGGTGTGCGTGCCCGACGCCAAGGACGTCTCCGGCACATCGGGTTTGGGATCGTCGTCGGCACTCGGGGTGGCCGGCATCATGGGCCATCCTTCGGCCGCTGAGGCACTGGCCACCAGCGCGGTGTGCCTGGTGGTGGGTACCCGGTTGTCGTTGACCGCACGCGCCGGCCTCGAAGAGGCCCTGAGTGCGGTCCGCACCGTGTCGATCGGTTCGGCACCCCCCTACGTTGCGTGCACGCATGTGCACACTGACGATCTGCGGCAGTCGCTGCGGGCCCTCGTTCGGGATCTCTCCGGCGAGGGGCGCCCCAGGTGGCTGCGGGTGCCCGAAACGGTGCCGCACACCGAGTTGCAACCACCCGCCCACACCGGCCCGGGGGTGCGCTATCGCGAGGCGATGGCAGAGCTGGACCGGGCCTTGCCCGCAGAGGTCGACGTCGTCGTCGACGCGGGCAACACCGGAGCGGCGGCCATTCACTACCTGCCGCCACGCGCTGGAGGGCGCTTCCTGGTGGCCCTGGGGATGGGCGGCATGGGATACAGCTTCGGGGCCGGCATCGGCATGGCCCTGGGCCGCGGGCGGCGCACCGTGGTGATCGCCGGCGACGGTTCGTTCTTCATGCATGGCATGGAGATCCACACCGCCGTGCAGTACCGGCTCCCCATTCTGTTCGTCCTGATGAACAACAACGCGCACGCCATGTGCGTCACCCGTGAGCAGTTGTTCTACCAAGGCTTCTACAGCTACAACCGCTTTTCCCCCAGCCACCTCGGTGCCGGGCTGGCCGCGATGTTCCCAGGCCTGAAGGCGATCGACGTCGATGACGCCGACGCATTTCGCGCGGCCCTGGCAGCCGCGTTGGACCACGACGGGCCCTCGGTGATCAGCGTCGAATGTGCCGCTGACGAGATACCGCCGTTCGCACCGTTCCTGTCCGCCACCGATTCACCGAAAGCCACTGCCCCCGTAGGGCATCACGACCAAGAGTCCATACACAAGGAGGATCACCTCGATGTCGCTGCCAGCCCTCGCTGA
- a CDS encoding anti-sigma factor family protein, producing MMSPRDAGPAWPVEDQHPYAMWDAAYVLGSLSAADRREFEGHLAGCPQCRDAVTEISGVPALLSQLDSDCVAAINESDPPQPPASLLPALLAEVHRRRRRTRIMAWTASAAAAAVLGIGVLIGISSSPAHSPHHEAVPMAQVGTTALASTVMVSSQSWGSHIDLSCVCLAPVNAHHDTLALVVVGRDGSQTRLATWVAEPGHTATPAASISTPADQIAAVQVVSAVNGQVLLERTL from the coding sequence ATGATGTCGCCGCGAGACGCCGGCCCCGCGTGGCCGGTCGAAGACCAGCATCCCTACGCCATGTGGGATGCCGCCTACGTGCTCGGCTCCCTGTCTGCGGCCGATCGCCGGGAGTTCGAGGGACACCTGGCCGGCTGCCCCCAATGCCGGGACGCCGTCACCGAGATCAGCGGCGTTCCCGCGCTGCTGTCGCAGCTCGACAGTGACTGTGTGGCCGCGATCAACGAATCCGACCCACCGCAGCCCCCGGCCAGCCTGCTGCCGGCACTGTTGGCCGAGGTGCACCGGCGGCGCCGGCGGACCCGGATCATGGCGTGGACGGCGTCGGCCGCGGCGGCCGCCGTGCTCGGAATCGGCGTGCTGATCGGCATCAGCTCCTCCCCTGCCCACTCCCCTCATCACGAGGCGGTACCGATGGCGCAGGTCGGCACCACCGCACTGGCCTCCACGGTCATGGTCAGCAGCCAGTCCTGGGGAAGTCACATCGACTTGAGTTGCGTCTGCCTGGCACCGGTCAACGCCCACCACGACACGCTGGCACTGGTGGTCGTGGGCCGCGACGGCAGCCAGACCCGGCTGGCGACCTGGGTCGCCGAACCCGGACACACCGCGACACCGGCCGCCAGCATCTCGACACCGGCCGATCAGATCGCCGCGGTGCAGGTGGTCTCCGCCGTCAACGGCCAAGTCCTGCTGGAGCGCACGCTGTAG